TATTGAAATTGACAGAAAGGTCAAGAATTTGTACTTTTACTAGATCAAGGGCCAAAAGTTTTCTCATAATTATTAAAGGGCTAAAACTTTACGCGGCCAAAAGTTGGATGGCCATTGGGACCTTTTCCCTTCACAATAATACTGCctcattttctattttaaatttctagtatatttgtatataaataaaataaagtttaCTTTTCCTATTATGCATATGAGTAGCTGAGTAGGGCTGGTCACTTTCTTAATTTTCAGCGAATTATTATTGGTTTTTTTTCAGTTTAGAGTAATTTAATTTCGTTTCTTTTataatggaattttttttgggttctcatTTGAATGTGAAAATAAATTGTCGGAGATTGGGATAAAAAAGTTGATTGCTTTGATCAGATTGACACGTCGTTtaatttgggtttgtttggttACGTGCTTAATTAGTGGTGATTAATTTTTAGCAATGTCAAGTTAATTCTATGGTTTAAGTGCTTAATTGGCTTGCAGGGTCCCTTCTTTTTTGTGTCAACCATGATTAATACTCTTTTGGGAATCATTTACTCTATAATTTCTAATTATCCTGATCCAAATGCAAAATAACATTGCCCTTAAGCATTCTATGTAAGCGCTCTCATGCAATCTATATATTATTGTCCTCATGCATTCTATATATTTCATAATTGTTAACCTTTAATAAAATGATAATTCCCTAATGATGTGCATGCATTAGATAATAACAGAGATTTATACTAATAAACCCACACAATAAAACACGATTAACACGGAAATATTAGTCCCCCTGCGCATAGTGCAGGCCATCTTACTggtgtatatatttatatatatgtgtgtgcgcGCGCGGGTGTGAAATTTTAAGAGAGATTTCAAAAGTCAAAGACCACAATATTTCTTGGTGGTAGAATCAGTTGGCAGGCCCATTCGCTGTTCTTCGAGAAAGAAATCGAGCAACCCCAGGTTATCAAATGACTTAAAGCGCTGTGGATGTTCATCATCAATCAACTCCTGAGGGATGTGTATGACCCCCTTATTGAAAGAGAACAACCCCAATGACAATCTTTTTGCATTCGCGTTCGTTAAAACTCGATGAAAACAAGGTTGTATTGTGTTGTTGCTCCATGCCTGCAAAAAAAAGGCTTGATTGTCtagatttttgttttaaaaaataaagacgCTTTCTAGAGGACAAAAAATATcgtttattaaaaaatatagaggacaaaaaagaataactatatcaaaattattttagaAAACAAATATAAAAGTTCTTCTACTAGAGAACAATTGTCGCTACTACAATGAGGTCATTGATATACATGTTCACGTCACATGCGATCGCATTcttattcttgttttatttttcctctttcttgtgGTGTGCAACTGTTTTGTTTATTATAATAAGAACGATTTCACCTTGCATTTTTTATGTTTCttcaatttatttaattttgctcccaacccaaaaatattcaCCTTGTTTTAGACAATGagctaaaaatatttttcagttGGGGCAataattaacccaaaaaaatccCTCTAAGCAAATACTTCTAAATAAGTTACTCAAATGATCGGTAAAAAATGTTGTGGGCCAAATAAAGTCAATTTGCAACTTAATAATGATGTTAGAATTGCTCCATAGttgatttttttcatttatttatttttttgaccaaattgcTATAACAGCCATGATGCTAAGAATTGTTTCAGAACTCAGTGGGAGCACAAACTGTAATTCCAAACAGATTCAAAGCCTATTGTAAgcattttcttttcctattaTGAGCATTTGCTCCCACCGTATAACAAGTAGACTCTTGACCCTTAAATTTACATcgtgagctgaaattttactttAAACACTTTGCACGCTTAATACATGCATGCTAATTTGGTTCAATTACTAATACTATCGATCTTTCAAGTGGTATAAATTCATATGAAACCCTTTACCACTTACCACTAGTCGTTGAAATTGATAAGAACCCATGAACACTGCTGATGCCTTAAAAGTCACGCGAGTGGATTTTTATTGACAAAATTTCTACTTTTAgctattaaatttaataaagtAAGAGGATATATATAACCTACCATTGCTGCTTCTCCTGCCATAACAACAAATGATGAAGGCAAGAAATCAACAGGGATCCATTGCCCATCCTTCAATTTTACCTCCAATCCATTTTCTCGACTCTCAGTAAGAATTGTGATGAAGGTCTTATCAGTATGAGCATTAGAACTCACGGTTTTCTCGTCAACTCCATGCGATATATATCTGTTGAACCGAAGCAAGTGCATGTTTGAATCTAGGTGAGAATCACACTTCAGCTTCTCTACCCCATAGCTTTCGTAAACCATTCTAATCACCACTTCTTCCAACTCCGACATCAGATTTGCACATTCATGGATAATCCCACTAACAATTATtcataaaagaaaacaaattgaAGATTCAATTCACTTGGGATCATTTCAGTACATTGCGAGCTAATTAATCGTTGGATTTACTAGTAAGAATTGATAAGATGAGGATAAATAAATCAAGTTGTACCTGAAATTGTCATCATTTCCTTGGGGCCACACGAGCTTAGAGAATTTCTTGACTTCTTCTATGTCGGTTGAATTTTCGATTCCCATGCTCTCATGATTAGATGAGTCACCGTCAATgccaaaataaccaaataaatccCTATCAGAAGtgttcttcttttttgtttccaaggGAAGATCGAACAGTTTTTCTAGCGCAGAAAATACTGAATCCCTCAACTTGAAAGAAACTGCATCATACACTGCAAGAAAGCAACCGCACTCTTCAAGAGCGTGGAGGACTTCGTTGCGTGCCAAGGACCAGCCTTTTGTGGCATGCTGCAAATTCTCCTTGCCGAAGTTGATGACAGGAAGTTTTTGctgttggatccttaa
This portion of the Coffea arabica cultivar ET-39 chromosome 2e, Coffea Arabica ET-39 HiFi, whole genome shotgun sequence genome encodes:
- the LOC113728729 gene encoding probable 2-oxoglutarate-dependent dioxygenase AOP1, with the protein product MGYQGRSNVGLRIQQQKLPVINFGKENLQHATKGWSLARNEVLHALEECGCFLAVYDAVSFKLRDSVFSALEKLFDLPLETKKKNTSDRDLFGYFGIDGDSSNHESMGIENSTDIEEVKKFSKLVWPQGNDDNFSGIIHECANLMSELEEVVIRMVYESYGVEKLKCDSHLDSNMHLLRFNRYISHGVDEKTVSSNAHTDKTFITILTESRENGLEVKLKDGQWIPVDFLPSSFVVMAGEAAMAWSNNTIQPCFHRVLTNANAKRLSLGLFSFNKGVIHIPQELIDDEHPQRFKSFDNLGLLDFFLEEQRMGLPTDSTTKKYCGL